One Helianthus annuus cultivar XRQ/B chromosome 12, HanXRQr2.0-SUNRISE, whole genome shotgun sequence genomic region harbors:
- the LOC110895370 gene encoding auxin-responsive protein IAA8 — MSSPLLGIEGGGQANASMESGFPKNPTFTERNYLGLSDCSSVDSSNVPSPCLNLKATELRLGLPGSQSPDRDPESSLTSSEKLDEKPLFPLLPSIDGICSSSTKTVVSGHKRIFTDAMDSCSEIKGLSDGSWLSAASGSDSDPSKSVIQGKFSTNSNVKGNVSSGDQVAKGVTTNLNKVNASNPPAAKAQVVGWPPVRSFRKNILATSSKNNDEVDKKPCSAALFVKVSMDGAPYLRKVDLRGYSSYQQLSSALEKMFTCFTIGQCGSQGGPGKGNLSESKLRDLLHGSGYVLTYEDKDGDWMLVGDVPWDMFIGSCKRLKIMKGSDAIGLAPGATEKSKNRS, encoded by the exons ATGTCTTCACCGTTGTTAGGTATCGAAGGGGGCGGGCAAGCGAATGCCTCTATGGAATCCGGTTTCCCGAAAAACCCTACATTTACCGAAAGAAACTATTTGGGATTATCCGACTGTTCTTCAGTGGACAGCTCTAACGTCCCGAGCCCTTGTTTAAACCTCAAGGCTACAGAACTAAGGCTTGGGCTTCCCGGATCTCAATCACCCGATCGAGACCCCGAAAGCAGTTTAACAAGCTCTGAAAAGCTCGATGAGAAACCTTTGTTCCCTTTGCTTCCTTCCATTGACGGGATCTGCTCGTCTTCAACAAAAACGGTCGTTTCCGGACACAAAAGGATATTCACTGATGCTATGGACAGTTGTTCTGAGATAAAGGGATTATCTGACGGAAGTTGGTTGTCTGCTGCTTCGGGTTCCGATTCAGATCCTTCGAAGTCGGTTATTCAAGGGAAGTTTTCTACTAATTCAAATGTAAAAGGAAATGTATCATCGGGCGATCAAGTTGCTAAAGGGGTAACAACGAATCTTAACAAAGTAAACGCGTCTAATCCTCCTGCAGCCAA AGCGCAAGTGGTTGGTTGGCCTCCGGTTAGATCATTTCGCAAGAACATATTGGCTACAAGTTCAAAAAACAACGATGAAGTAGATAAAAAGCCTTGCTCGGCTGCTTTATTTGTTAAAGTTAGCATGGACGGTGCTCCGTATTTAAGGAAAGTCGATCTGAGAGGCTACTCTTCGTATCAACAACTCTCTTCTGCCCTTGAGAAAATGTTTACATGTTTCACCATTG GTCAATGTGGGTCACAGGGGGGCCCGGGAAAGGGGAATCTTAGTGAAAGCAAATTAAGGGATCTTTTGCATGGATCGGGATATGTTCTTACGTATGAGGATAAGGATGGCGATTGGATGCTTGTTGGCGATGTTCCTTGGGA TATGTTTATCGGCTCGTGCAAGAGGCTGAAGATCATGAAGGGTTCTGATGCTATCGGCTTAG CTCCTGGAGCTACAGaaaagtcaaagaacagaagctAG